In a genomic window of Macrobrachium nipponense isolate FS-2020 chromosome 10, ASM1510439v2, whole genome shotgun sequence:
- the LOC135223984 gene encoding uncharacterized protein LOC135223984, translating into MAKLESLNAKFDQEPQYRADYERVLQCYLDTGFIERLEARRIEGYYVPHFGVKKESHTTSLHIVFNASVKSMDRLSLNDCLPSGPNLVEALHNFLVKYRFGRYALIADISKAFHRILLDPSDAKYTRFLWHEAPNQMATFTIRVVVFGVTVSPFLLQQDLQTHLQREGQPDLLSQFYVDNYIQTFNETQSLMQEHKCKR; encoded by the coding sequence ATGGCCAAGTTAGAATCACTCAATGCAAAATTCGATCAGGAACCCCAATACCGCGCCGATTATGAAAGGGTATTGCAATGTTACTTAGATACGGGATTTATTGAGAGGTTAGAAGCCCGCAGAATTGAAGGATATTACGTGCCTCACTTTGGGGTGAAAAAGGAGAGCCATACCACCTCCTTACACATTGTGTTCAATGCATCAGTGAAGTCCATGGACAGACTGTCATTAAATGATTGCCTTCCATCTGGCCCCAACTTGGTAGAGGCATTGCATAACTTCTTAGTGAAGTATAGATTTGGCCGATATGCCTTAATTGCAGATATTAGCAAAGCATTCCATCGCATATTGTTAGATCCAAGTGATGCAAAGTACACACGATTCCTCTGGCATGAGGCGCCTAATCAAATGGCAACCTTCACCATTCGGGTTGTGGTATTCGGCGTCACTGTGAGCCCCTTCCTACTGCAACAAGACCTTCAGACTCATTTGCAGAGGGAAGGACAGCCAGACTTGCTTAGTCAATTTTATGTAGATAATTATATCCAAACTTTCAATGAAACGCAATCGCTGATGCAGGAACACAAGTGCAAGAGATAA